TCTACATTGGGCGCTCGTTGTTATGCCCCACCGATTTGTGTCCTGATGTGTACGCTCTAATGAACTTTGTATCTATGGTACACGTTTTGGTCGTTGATTTGTGTCTTGACGTGTACGCTCCTGTGAACTCTACACATGTCACATCGTTCTAACTTCTATTTGCGTTTTTAAcgtgtgcgtgtgcgtgtCCGTGAAATCTACATCTGCCGCCCGTTAATATTTTGTATTGACATATGTAGCATTTAATGTTCTAAGCCTACAAGTTGGCGTTCTAGCCGTTGGTTTGTGTTTTGACATGTACATTCACCTGATCTGCCATTCTCGTTGTCAACTTGTGTTTTGACATGTGTGCAATGATATAACCAATGACCTTGATCTTAAACGTGCACTTGACAAACAACGTTAGGTGTACATCACCACAACGGTACCACCTCCATCTGAGACTAAGGTGCATATAATGATTATCATCTTTTATATTGAAACTCTGAAGTTTTAAAGTTTGAAATACATACGTATTTCGTTTGTTATGCACATTAAACATGCCGCGATCTTCTTCAAAATATCAGTTCCTACAACAGTTATAAGAAAAGTTCCAGGGCTTATTTGGTTCACAGGATTATGAAATCACAACAATAGGAAAAGTAAAGGATTGGAATGCCATGCGCACACTAATCCATATAATTTTGAAATGAGCTCTTACCTAATGCTTAAAATCTTTAGAAATTATACCAATATAGACACAATCCTTAGAAATTTAATCTTTATTTCTATAAAATGAATGctacaaataagaaaaaaaatctaaggGTTGGAATCCTGTAAAATTCCTTTAAAAATCCCTCCAACCGAACGAACCCCTAATATACATATAGTGTGTGTCCTTCATGTCGTGTTAATAAAACACCAGGTAGCGATATATAATCAAACTATGTGGCTATGTCAATTTTTCTTGACTTGTTAGTCGTTGCCTCCTAGAAACAAAGACCataccaaagaaaaaaaaactggagctCAAAAAAGGTAAAGTTGAGAATAACCCCTCAGGCCTCGTTTGGCTGTAGGGTATTGTAGGGTACTGGGGTATTTTCCCCTAGAGTATTTGGTGAAAAATTCCCCCACCAATACTCTGAAATACTCTTCCCCAAAAATACACTACGATCTCTTTTCTCAAATGTGTTGTTTGGTAGCCAGGTAATTAATCACTTATCATAAAATCTCAGACAACAATTCAACAGAAGTCTAAATTATTACAACTTCAGCTcggtttttcttcttcaaaacAATAGTCCACAAGGTACTAGCAGCACAGGCTAATCAGCTCTCAAACAATGGCATTTGCGTTGTATCCTAGGCCAAAGGTCAACACACTCCTTTGCCAACGGGTCCACTGATAGCTGATCCTGCAAAGGATGAATAACACCAACATTACTAACGGTTCAATGTGAAAAGTTGCCTTATGTAACAGCGACCAAGTTAGACGCCATAAAATTTCGAAGTGCACGAGAGGTAAAAATATGAAACTTTGAAGATGCACACAGTTTCTAAAATGTACCAACAACTCAGCTTAAATTACAGATACTTGATCCTTCAAATTTTTTTACAGATACTCGAGATTCATGGTCGTTGATCGACTTTCGATTCAGACTAGTATTCCAGATTGAATTTCCCAACCAGTATTCCAGATTCAGACTATAGAAACACCATGGATCATACTTGGGGCACTAGTATTCCATATGGAATGCTTTAGATTATCTAATTCTACTCCTGAGCTTCAAACCAGTTTAATAACCCAAGGGAATAATCTGAGAACACCAGAATCACTAGGAATGAGTACAGTATAGTACTATAGTAGTCATTAGGCAACATGATTAATCACATgcccaaaagaaagaaagcagtACTAGAACACCCTGCAATCATTCCAAACAACACACAATGCAATTTTAAACTGTTACGGTTTGCATCACTACAGCAAAGATTCATCGCTAGCCAGTATTTGTTCCGGTGCTAAATCTGGCTGAGGCGTAGGCGGCCCTGGAAGAAGGCGGTGCTAGGGGCTGGCCAGAGGTGGAGATGGGAGGAGAATCAAGATTAAGGCCTTAATCAGGAGGGCAACAATAGAGGAAAGGGTAGATCCAGACGGGGAGAAGAAGACCTCGTCTCACTACTGCTTGCCATCCCTGACCACGACGACAGGATTTGGGGAAGAGTCAAGTTgggaagaagagcaagaagacagGACTATAACCTCGACGTCGCCCGAGGATTCGTCGACTGTCGCAGAGTCGTCGCCGACGCAGGTTCAACGGCTGGACGGAGGGGCGCCGGGGTCGGGCTTCGTTTACTCCCCTCAGGATTCGCCTCTGCGAGGCTcactgcgccgccgcgcctctAAAATGCGAACCCCCTCCCGGCGTCTCGAATGATAGCCCACAAGAGGTGTATCTAGGGGTTTTTTCTGGGTTTACACGACTCGGGCTGTCAAACGAGCTGCAAAGTGGATCTGCGAGAGCTGGAACGATAATTTAAACGGGTTTCATCTAGAATACTCTACGGTCAAACAAGGCCTCACGAGTCGGGTGAAGGTTCTATGGAAAAAGGAATCCCCCTCGAGTTTTTCTCCTTGGCCTCCGCCACCATCCCCATTCCCCCGTAGCTCCCTGCCGCCCTCTGCCCCTCGCCGTCGGCCTCCTGGAAGACCTCCAACCCAAGCGACAGAGCCCGCAAACAACCCCGACGTCGTCCGGCCCCGAGCTCCCTCAGGACCCCCTCtcttccggccgccgccaccagcagcAAGGTGAGGTCATCCCCTCCCGCTTTCCCTGTTCAGATGTGAATAACGGGCCACCACCAGCAAAATCATGCGCGCGAAATCGTGGGCTGGGAGCCTTGCATCGCTTACCCCTGCAACGGAATGAATAGCGAGGGCCGAGGAGCGTGGTGGCGCGCGTGGGCCGCAGTCGATCCTTTCGAGGGCGGCATGGCCGTATTGAAGGGAGAAGGGTGGTGGCCTTGGCGGCTCCGGTCCATCGAGGTCGGAGGAGGACGGGGAGGGGCGATACGGGTGGATGCCTTTGGCCCTGTGGGGGGTATTGGTCTATTGGATCACTGAGGCCCAAGCGTGCCTAGCCTCATGCTTATTTTTCTTCCCAATGATTCATTAGAATTCCATTTAGATATCACGTTTGAGTTTTGTTGGAATCTAGCACTACTATCATAGCTATCGTGAAAAAGAAATCCCAGGTTAAGCCATTAGATAGCAGTCGCCACTGACAGCAACATAATCTTTGCATATTCTGCTTTAAGGAAACACCAGGTAGTATATTTCGCTCTAAAATTGAAGATACAGTTAACTTCATCCACCATGCTCGATCAAGAGATGCCTGTTGATCTAGGCTTGGTCTACTGGGTTACACTGAAGATCGCACCATTCTCAAAGCAAGTTACTAAATTATCAGCGTGGTTAGTTTCATTTCATAGTAGACGTTGAAGAGGCTGATAAAAGATACTAAACCATTATTTACTTGTGATATAGAGGTTGCAGTTCTATATGGATAAACTGTCATTTTAATGGCTGGCCCTGCGTGGCATCTGAACTTTATTCTACTCTAGGTTAGTTTCTCTAGTGTAGTGTCATTAGATTTCTTTCGTCCCATAACCTACATGTTTGGTTAGTAGTTTCCTGGTGATGCTCGAACCCGCTCCCTCTCTTTTTCCTGGTGATGCTCATTAGACTGTTTTTTACGTTGCTTAATGGAAAATTGGGATAGCCTGgttcagaaaaagaagaagctgtgATTGTCAACTATGTATGATATCTTGTTATCTACTTGTTCACGGCATGTTGCAACGCTTGCcagatttttttcccttgcTTCTGCCACTGATGGTTCCATATCCATCGGGACTGTAATTGTGGATCTGATACTGCTTCCTGTTTAGTATCAGTGATCTACTGGTGTATTAAGGGGCTTCATACAGCTTTGATGAATATTCACCTTAGTTCAGTGAGATTTCTTGAAAGATTTTTCTCACTGGTGTAgactacaattttttttccatcacCTGATATTGATTCTAGAATTCATCTCTGGCAGAGGGCATAATGGAGGGACCACCTGATGGTCAAGCTTTTTTGGGCCCTGAAGCTACTTACCTCAACAGCTCTACTACATCTGTGGATACAACTAGCAGCAGCTCACAGCATGTAGCAAAACTCCAGAAGCTGCTTTTTCGGAGAATGCTGATCGGGGTGAACGATGGACGCTATTTCCTTGGGTTGTTTCACTGCATCGACAAGCAAGGGAACATAATCCTTCAGGACGCAGTGGAGTACCGAAGCGCGCGCCATTCTCCTTCGCCTCCAACAGAACAGAGGTGCCTTGGGCTCATCCTGATCCCCGCAGCTTGCCGTTTATCTTGCCATGTTGATTGCTTTATTGAAGAGCAGATGTCTCTCCTGTCCTTGGACAAGTGAAGGATgtttttgatatttttctgCTCTCCCAAGCATATATAGCTTAGACGTATTTATGTCTGGAAACCTTCTTACGGTGACTTACTTAATTTGTAGTCTTCTGTCATGTGAGATTCCCTGCATATTTTGTTATTCTAGCTGGATGACAGATTTCAGTTCAATATAACAAAACTGAAAGTGCTATACTTCTACTGCTTAAATCTTCAATCAGTGTGACTGGCTGTGAAATCGACAAGAATTTGTAAACTGGATTTGGTTTTTGATTGTAATTGATGCCATACAAGGGTATTTCACAATGTGTCATCAAGTGAAATTACCCTGGATGGCATGGCACATAGTATTGCACAACGCAGTTAGGAAAACTAGCCTGACAGTTTGTACGTAAAATTttcctgaaaaaaataaataggtTTGTATGtaaaattatatttttgttgattttcagtCTGCCAAACTTCTGCTGGCAACGTAAATGCCCATGGTGAACTGCAAATGCAATTCTGTAGTGGTACCAAAGAACATTGTATTTGTCTCTCAAATCTGCTTACAGAAGCTGTAATACACATGGAGCAGATCTATGGCTGCTAGCAAAAAAAGAGTACAATGATTACTTTTGACATCCCATCCAAGTTTCTATTCTCTGATGAATAGCTAATGAACACATGTGCCGTCAAGGAATTTTAGAGAAGGACTGAGTGTCATCACAACAGTTCTGAATGTATCTTTGTTGGCAACTGCATTTCCTTTGACGTCAAGCTGCACCAAGTTCACAGATTTGAAGAACAAAATGGCGTCCCAGAATTCCTCGACATTGATGTTTTTCTTTCGGCACTCTTCAAATGCATCACATGGTTCGACTTTGTGTGAAAACGGAGATAAGCAGATATACCGTGCTGTGTCTATCGAGTGAGCTCCAATCTCGTTACATGATAAATCTAGTACTTTCAAAGAAATTATCTTCGTGAGAGGTTCAAGTGATGTGAAACCACTGATCTGGTTGTTGCTGATGTTCAGGCAGACAAGCTGCTGCAAAGCCTCCAAACctgaaaaacacacacacacacacaataatTTAGTTTCTTGTAACTGTTGAGGTGTAAAATCTGTTCAGGTGTCAGCTTATAACTTGGAGCAAGAATCTTGGAAGACATAAATTATTTTAATCAATTTCATTTGAGAAGCTAATTCGTAGGCCCTGTACTCCTATTCCGCTGATAACTACCAAAATGCTTCTGAAAAAGATGTAACCTTCAACTGATCGGAGATTGTTATGGCTTAGGTCCAGCATTTGAACCCACAGTAAACGCTCAGGATATCCAATGCGTGTTAATGCCAATCTGCAAAGTTGCACATGATTTAACGGAGATAGATTTGATTGCACTTGGTCTGAACAGTGCTCCATGAAAGTCGCCATATTGCATGTCAACTGCAAGAAAAGGACATGTTAGACTTCAGCAAATTCTATGTTTATATGCAACCCATTAAATGATGATAACACGGAGGGAGCATCTTTTACACAAATTTTATAAAATGTTAATTAATCATACTCCATCCTTTTGATGAACAATATTAACCTTCTAACTTGAGTCGACATAGTTCCAAAGGGTGTTAAAACACCACATGGTTATCAGTGTAAATTAGTTTACCTGGATTATTAGACGGTTTCAAGGAGCATGCAGATGATTACTCGAACACACAGAGAACACGTGGTGTTATCAAACTTTCTAATGAATCAACAGGAACTTTCTAATGAATCAACAGGTCAGAGAACTTGTAGGCTCTAGTTATTTCACCATAGCACTAAACTTTAATATAAATGGAGAAGAAATTCTCGTAAACAGCCCCAGTAATgtaaaaacataaaaaaattccaaaataGTCATGTTAATACTTGTTTTTTAAGTGCACAATTCCACAAATACTAAAAGCTTCCAGTTTTTCATAACCAAaatttttaagcaaatttgtTAAACAATTCTTCACTTTACCTGATCCATTTGGACTGAGCTCCGCTCATCCTCATAATATCTTTTATGAGATGGATCCAGGTAAATCAGGTCACTGAAGAACCCTAGTGCCTCTTCGCAGTATCCCTTCCTTTCAATGGGAGAATTTCCACGGGACTTTATTGCAGCACAAGCAAGCGATAGCCGTGCTAATGTCAACTTGGCAAATTTGCTGCAAAAGAGCAAGTATAATGTGAAAACAAAGGTCAGAATGATTAAGCAGCTGCTGCAAAAGTAATGAAGAGTCTAACCTATTCTCATCAGGCAATTCTCTGAAAAGGTCAATTTGTTCAGACAATGCTTCCAAATGCCATTTTGACTCCTCTTGAACCAAGGCATCAGTGATGTTTAGGTGATCAAAAGGGACAGAACTGGGGTTTCCGTGAGATTGGACTGATTCTGAGCCATTCCAGGAAATTGGGTCATGAAACAGATCGATATTCCGTGCTTTATCATCATTGTTGCCCAGTTCAATGGTAAACATAAAATGCACAGGACAATTGCAATGAGAGCCACTTCTAGACACAATGTCATCTGAGCAGGGTATACTTACTTCTACAGAAAATTGTTGTGAACTGCTACATTCTTTGTTTGTAATTTCAAGATATGTGGCCCAACAGTTGGAATGTCCAGAGTCTGTTATTGAGAGGGGCCTCCATTGAATATTGTTACCAATCACCAAATCAGAATTCAACTTCACAGTTGATGGACTTAATCCTTTGACAGGCTCATTGAAATAGAGAACAATGGGCACAATCCCTTCCTTCAATGAGGAAGACACTGTGTTCAGGTCATCTTTTTTCCCAACCAGAGATAAACTTAGTTTGGCACCATTGCAAGGCCATGATGAAATCAGTTGTGGATTTTCTGGACTGGATGTCTGAGCTAAAAGCCAGAGGTGATAGAACCATCCGCTTTGGTCACTCGGGTCTGTAAAAAGTGCTTGGGTTACAAGTTCAAACTCCTCTGAACATATCTTCTGCTTTGACTCAAAACCCTTCCTCTGTTGGGTAAGCAGATTGGACAGAAGTATACTGCAACAAACTAAGTGAGATATTGCAGCATATAACACAACATGTCATGAAAAGTAATTACCAAAAACAGATAGTAAACCAAATAGAGTACTCAACCAAATACTACAGATCGAAACAACTAACACCAAGATAATACAATGTACTCAAAACATCTCACAAAAGTTACAAGAGTGTATATGTACTTCTGCAGGGTACCAATAGTAGTCCAAACAACAAAGAACTAAGTCCCATTAAGTTTCCATTTGCTGTTTTACAAGATATGCACTATAATTTCGATAGATTACATGACAGTCCTGTTGCCAACACATTTGTGCATCATTCACTACAGACGAAGCATAATTTGGATGGATTTAAGGTTCCATTTAGTTGACTGTTATTAGTTATCATGATCCATCACAAAAGGTCAGAACAAGTTTCAAATGTCAAAGCATGGACATGTCGAAGAGCATTTAGAACGAACGTCGCTAAAAATTGCATACCTACGATTATGCCATGCTGAGTAATTACTGAAGTTGTCACAGATCTTATCCATTGTGTACTTAagctcttcctcttctggCACCCCCATAAACTTAGCGAGGAACCTGTGAAGGGTGGAAATCAGTCTAATTAATATCTTTGATCTTATTTCCAACAAAGAAATCTACCTGCGGTAATTCCATCCGTGGAAGTTCCTTGCGTCCACCTTTAACAGTTTATCCAATAGGCCGAATTCACGCTTGAAATCCACTGGGGTAAGCTTTTGATTTAACAACCACTTGCGATGATACCACGCCCCATAAGATTTTGGATTTTGCCTCAAAGCAATCTCCACCTTCAAAATTACAAACAGAGGATTATCAAGCAATCGACTACACATGCACTTAAAACAACTAAAGCACAAAACTTTATTATTGGCACAATCTAGCTCCAATTGTTATTTCTTACTCTGCAATCGACTGAATTCTATTCACAAAGATGAGCAACTTGATTTCTGGTGAGCATAGAACAATCTGACACATGATCAAACTTGATGGCCCACAACTTACCACTCTGAGCTCGTCGTCAACAGAAGACTTGATGGCCTCTGGGTCAGTAAGCTCCCTGAGATTGTGCTGCAGGGCAAGCTTCCGGTAGTTCCACGCAGTATAGGCCTCCGGATTTATCTCGAGAAGCTTGAAGCTCAGCCCAAGCGCCTCCTCGGTATACCTACAGGCCGAATTTAGTAAGTATACTCCTGCTACATTTGCTCCAATGTTGACGAAGAAAGGGCGAAATACACAGCAGCAGAGACGAGGATCTAGTGCTCTTTCGCTACGATCGACTAAGCAACTCATTAGAGATCGATCTCGCGAGAGGCTTCGGAGGTTGCAAGGCACggcaagaggaagaggaggaggagtaggcTTACGTGCGGGAGTGGTGGTTCTGCAGGACCTGGACCTGGAGGTCCCGGAGCTTGGCGGCCTtcgctgcggccgccgcgtcgTCCTCCGGCTTCGCCGGGCGGCGAGGCTGGCCGTGCATCTCGAtacttctccggcgacggccaCCAGCAGGGGAAGTTGGATCTCAAGGTCTCAAGGAGAACGAACCCAgcggtggtcgccggcggAGAGAGTGGAATGGGTAGTGTTTGCCGTCGGATCTACTACATCCGGACAAAACAGCCCCTCGTGAAACATAGCTGGCCAATGGGCCGGCCCGGGCCCGGCACACGAGCCCAGCCTGGCCGAAAAGAAAGCCCAGCTCTCGTTCAGCCCGGCtccccttcgtcttcctcctgccgcgcgccccgtgcgccgccgccgccgcttcctgtGCAGCTTCGCCGAGCCTGTTCCCTGCGCCACCACCACGCCTGCTCCATGCTCCCTGCGCCGCCTGATGATCAGGATTCGGGACTTGGCCTATGGGGAGGGAGGATCGGGACGAGGCAGGATCGTGTCGGGTCGGGACGAGGCcatgggatttttttttctttgagaggTGAATTGGAGAGGAAGGATCGGGGGGTTCGCCTGCCGGCACGGCCCGTCTAGAACATCTTCAGCAGAGGTCGAAGCCAAAAAATTGTCTTCGgcagctaatttttttttaaataatatgaATTATTTAATCATTATTCAAAATAATACAtgttttagaatttttttaaaaaataatacacccTTAGTTTAGGTTAGGCCGACTGAAACTAATCGGCCTCGGTCAGGCCGACCCTTGTCAGCATTGCCCAGGACGATTAGGTCCTAGTCGGCTTCGGTCAGGCCGACTGggtgctcgtcttcctcgtacGTAGAGGAACATAATGCCATTGCTCGCCCGTTGATCTCCCTTCAATTCTTCTGGTCTTCACTCATTCTCATCGCATTAACACATGAGAATTAATCTTCACTATTCCACGAACCAGTTCAGGCGCTAGGTCTCCCGTTTTCCTTCTTTAATGGCCACTTCCATTGACACGCACCGAATGCCTCCCGTCGGCATCCGTCTTCCGGTTTCCCTCCTCTACCTATAAAAGTCGATTCCTAGCGCGTCACGGTGTGCCTCTGCCCTTCCTCTCTCATTATCCTATTGAGAGGTTGCCCCTCAAGCTCTCTACATCTCGTGCCACGACCGTTTTCCTCCGCCGTCTGTCGCCTCCATTGTTGAAGGGGAGCTCGCTCCGAAGCTCTATTCCtcgattcctttcaccggGAGACTCGTCTGACCCCCTTCACCTTTTTTGACAAGGTTTCGCGAACAACCGTCGCCGTTTGCCGTGCCGTCCCCGACGTCATGCCGAAGCCGTGCCCGGAGCCCCAGCTGCGACGAGAGACCTATTGCGCCTGAACTGGTTCGTGGAATAGTGGGGATTAATTCGTATGTGTTAATGCGAAGAGAATGAGTGGATACTAGGGGAATCGAAGGGAGATCAACGGCAAGAGTGGCGTTCGAGCTTCTGTTCCCCTATACATGCGAGGAAGACGAAcacccagtcggcctggccgaagccgactGGGGCCCAATCGGTCTGGGCGATGCTGACAAGGGCTAGTCGGCCTGTGAGCTGGCAGGCCggcctccagtcggcctgggcgaggccgagtgggcctaatcggcttgggccaggccgattagCTCCAGTCGGtctgggccaggccgagggtgtattatttttgaaattgttCTAAAACGTGTATTATTTTCAATAATGATTAAATaattcgtattatttttaaaaaatagctCTTCAGCAGGCCCCCTATTCGGGCCTCTAAAAGAGGAAGGCCCCTAGAAACACACCTCTGACCCTCATTCCTGGGGGCTCCCTAGGAGGCCCctatctctcttttttttggctctctctcctcctcccgcgtGGTCTGCTTCTCCTCCCGCCATTTTCCCCGGCAAGCCGCCGGCCTCGATCGCCTGCCACGCCGCGGCCCTTGCCCACCCAacgcgccgccctcctcgaCCCCAGCGCCGCCCCCATCGACcgcggccgtcgccgccctcgACCCCggtagcgccgccgcctcccctcgaccccagcgccgccgccaggacCCACTGTGCCGCCCTCGCCCTCCGGCAACGCCGCCTTTGTTCCCCTCGCCCGCTGCCCCCGTGCCTAGCGCCTGCTACTCCCGTCCGACCCGGCCAGGTGAAATTTCTATCTTTGTTTTTCAATATGTTTGTGTGTAACTAAATTCATATGTATGTGAATGAATGGATAAAGATGAATAAATTCAAGGCTACATTGCTCAATTTTTGCAGATGGACAGCTCCAGTGATGATGAACTTGAGCAATGGTTGGAGGAATAGGAGGAGATTGctattgatgatgatgatctgTACATCTCCATTGCTCTTCTTGCCGAAGCCGGGGAAGAGGAAAagaggaacaagaagaagcgGCGTGGAGCAATACCGGGGCGTACAGTGGTTCCAAGGGACAGGTTTGGTTCCAACTTGCGCATTGTGGCCCAGTATTTTGCAAATCCTCCAGTGTACAATGAAAAGTTCTTTAGGAGGAGGTTTAGAATGTCCATGAATCGTTTCTTGCGCATTGTGGATGAGGTTGAGAGCCATGATGATTACTTCAGGCAGAGGGCAAATGCAGTAGGTCTTCTTGGGGCGACTCCAGTTCAGAAGATTGTTGGTGTGTTCCGCCTACTTGCATATGGTGTTCAGCTGACAATGTTGATGATGTTGTGAGACTTGCTGAGAGCACTATGAATGAAGCATTCGAGCACTTTGTGAGGGCTGTGGTTGAGAAATTTGGAGAGCAATACTTGAGGGCACCTACGGTGGATGACACAAAACATTTATTTGCTATTAACAAGGCTAAAGGGTTTCCATGTATGCTTGGTTCTAAAGAGAGCAATACTTGTGGAAGAATTGCCCAACAGCTTGGAAAGGGATGTACTCAGGACATGTGGATGGTCCAACAATGATCCTTGAAGCTGTTGCATCACAAGACTTGTGGATATGGCACTCTTTCTTTGGTCTCCCAGGTTCTCTAAATGACATCAATGTTCTGCAACGATCACCATTGTTTCAACGTCTTACATCAGGGACATCTCCGGAGGTGGAGTATGAGGTTAATGGTAACAAGTATACCATGGGGTACTACCTTGTCGATGGCATCTACCCTTTATGGGCTACTTTTGTGAAGACCATATCTTGTCCACAAGGTAATAAGAAGAAGCATTTTGCAAAGGTGCAAGAAGCTGTGAGGAAGGATGTGGAGAGAGCATTTGGTGTTCTACAGATTCGTTTTGCAATGGTGAGGGGTCCTGCAAGATGGTGGGACCCGGATATTCTTTGGTACATCATGACTGCTTGCGTCATTCTGCATAACATGATCATCGACGATGAGcgaggtgaggaggaggagttcgACTATGATCAAGAGGATACAGAGGTGCTGACTCAAGAGGACTATGGGTACCGTGATCCACTTCTACTAGAGGAGTTCTCGGCGATTCATAGGGGCATTAAAAATAGGCAAACACACGAACAACTGAGAGATGATCTTGTTGAGCATCTGTGGGAGTTGCATAGTTCTCAGTAGTTGTGTCATGCGATATTTCATATTATGGTATTTGCTTGAACTATGTTTGATGTTCGCACTACTGTTTGCACTACTTTTGTTACTACTATCGGCAATTTCCATCTTTgaataattcaaaatta
This is a stretch of genomic DNA from Brachypodium distachyon strain Bd21 chromosome 1, Brachypodium_distachyon_v3.0, whole genome shotgun sequence. It encodes these proteins:
- the LOC100838157 gene encoding uncharacterized protein LOC100838157, whose translation is MEGPPDGQAFLGPEATYLNSSTTSVDTTSSSSQHVAKLQKLLFRRMLIGVNDGRYFLGLFHCIDKQGNIILQDAVEYRSARHSPSPPTEQRCLGLILIPAACRLSCHVDCFIEEQMSLLSLDK
- the LOC100838450 gene encoding geranylgeranyl transferase type-2 subunit alpha 1; amino-acid sequence: MHGQPRRPAKPEDDAAAAAKAAKLRDLQVQVLQNHHSRTYTEEALGLSFKLLEINPEAYTAWNYRKLALQHNLRELTDPEAIKSSVDDELRVVEIALRQNPKSYGAWYHRKWLLNQKLTPVDFKREFGLLDKLLKVDARNFHGWNYRRFLAKFMGVPEEEELKYTMDKICDNFSNYSAWHNRSILLSNLLTQQRKGFESKQKICSEEFELVTQALFTDPSDQSGWFYHLWLLAQTSSPENPQLISSWPCNGAKLSLSLVGKKDDLNTVSSSLKEGIVPIVLYFNEPVKGLSPSTVKLNSDLVIGNNIQWRPLSITDSGHSNCWATYLEITNKECSSSQQFSVEVSIPCSDDIVSRSGSHCNCPVHFMFTIELGNNDDKARNIDLFHDPISWNGSESVQSHGNPSSVPFDHLNITDALVQEESKWHLEALSEQIDLFRELPDENSKFAKLTLARLSLACAAIKSRGNSPIERKGYCEEALGFFSDLIYLDPSHKRYYEDERSSVQMDQLTCNMATFMEHCSDQVQSNLSPLNHVQLCRLALTRIGYPERLLWVQMLDLSHNNLRSVEGLEALQQLVCLNISNNQISGFTSLEPLTKIISLKVLDLSCNEIGAHSIDTARYICLSPFSHKVEPCDAFEECRKKNINVEEFWDAILFFKSVNLVQLDVKGNAVANKDTFRTVVMTLSPSLKFLDGTCVH
- the LOC100822596 gene encoding uncharacterized protein LOC100822596, producing the protein MLTRASRPEEIAIDDDDLYISIALLAEAGEEEKRNKKKRRGAIPGRTVVPRDRFGSNLRIVAQYFANPPVYNEKFFRRRFRMSMNRFLRIVDEVESHDDYFRQRANAVADNVDDVVRLAESTMNEAFEHFVRAVVEKFGEQYLRAPTVDDTKHLFAINKAKGFPCMLGSKESNTCGRIAQQLGKGCSLNDINVLQRSPLFQRLTSGTSPEVEYEVNGNKYTMGYYLVDGIYPLWATFVKTISCPQGNKKKHFAKVQEAVRKDVERAFGVLQIRFAMVRGPARWWDPDILWYIMTACVILHNMIIDDERGEEEEFDYDQEDTEVLTQEDYGYRDPLLLEEFSAIHRGIKNRQTHEQLRDDLVEHLWELHSSQ